From Bacteroidia bacterium, the proteins below share one genomic window:
- a CDS encoding ABC transporter ATP-binding protein, which translates to MIKAQDIQKSFGNLQVLKGIDLDIAKGEIISIVGDSGAGKTTLLHILGTLDRPDAGFLEINGERIDKLGSKALSKFRNRNIGFVFQFHHLLPEFTALENVCIPAWIAKENKKTSVERAKELLSLLKLEQRFEHKPSQLSGGEQQRVAVARALINSPAVIFADEPSGNLDSKNAEDLHKLFFDLRKQFNQTFVIVTHNKELASQSDRTLTIKDGLII; encoded by the coding sequence ATGATTAAAGCACAAGATATACAAAAGAGTTTTGGAAATTTGCAAGTGCTCAAAGGGATTGATTTAGACATTGCAAAAGGTGAAATCATTTCAATTGTTGGTGATTCAGGTGCGGGCAAAACTACACTGTTGCATATCTTAGGCACTTTAGACAGACCGGACGCAGGTTTTTTAGAAATCAATGGCGAACGTATAGACAAATTAGGTTCAAAAGCACTCTCAAAATTCAGAAATAGAAATATAGGATTCGTATTTCAATTTCACCACCTATTGCCGGAGTTCACTGCCTTAGAAAATGTATGTATTCCGGCATGGATTGCTAAGGAAAATAAAAAGACTTCGGTTGAACGAGCCAAAGAATTGTTGTCATTGCTAAAATTAGAACAGCGTTTTGAACACAAACCATCACAACTCTCAGGAGGAGAGCAACAGCGAGTAGCGGTAGCAAGAGCTTTAATCAATAGTCCGGCAGTAATTTTTGCTGATGAACCCAGCGGCAATTTGGACTCAAAGAATGCTGAAGATTTACACAAGCTGTTTTTTGATTTAAGAAAACAATTCAATCAAACCTTCGTTATTGTAACACACAACAAAGAGTTAGCAAGTCAAAGCGACCGTACTCTTACTATCAAAGACGGATTAATTATATAG